A section of the Bryobacteraceae bacterium genome encodes:
- a CDS encoding aminotransferase yields MQMGTAPDEFYRIAKLPPYVFAVVNEMKARLRAQQYDVVDFGMGNPDGATPRPIVNKLIEAARNPRNHRYSVSRGIPNLRLEICRRYERNYGVQLDPETEAIVTIGAKDALAHLLFAVIGPGDEVVTPAPCYPIHQYGVLMAEGQAYPLPVADPTEYLNRLEDRFRKAGRPPRMILLNYPHNPTTACVDLDFFRQVVALAHRHGAMILHDFAYADLCFDGYRAPSILQVEGAKEVAVEVFSMTKSYNMAGWRVGFCLGNARMIKALARIKSYLDYGNFQPIQIAAIIGLRDCEEEVGRICQVYEKRRDLLVEGLNTAGWPVEKPRASMFVWAKIPEIFSGVSSLDFAKMLLEKALVAVSPGIGFGPAGEGHVRFALIENHHRTRQALRSIRQFLRDAARRRES; encoded by the coding sequence ATGCAGATGGGCACCGCTCCGGACGAGTTCTACCGGATCGCAAAACTTCCTCCGTATGTTTTCGCCGTCGTCAACGAGATGAAAGCGCGGCTGCGCGCGCAGCAGTACGACGTGGTCGATTTCGGCATGGGAAACCCCGATGGCGCGACGCCGCGACCGATTGTCAACAAGCTGATCGAGGCCGCCCGCAACCCGCGCAATCACCGCTACTCGGTTTCGCGCGGCATCCCGAATCTGCGGCTCGAGATCTGCCGCCGCTACGAGCGCAACTACGGTGTGCAACTGGACCCGGAGACCGAGGCGATCGTCACCATCGGGGCCAAGGACGCGCTGGCCCATCTGCTTTTCGCCGTCATTGGCCCGGGCGACGAGGTGGTGACTCCGGCGCCCTGTTATCCCATCCACCAGTACGGTGTGCTGATGGCCGAAGGCCAGGCGTACCCGCTGCCGGTGGCCGACCCAACTGAATACCTCAACCGCCTGGAGGACCGCTTCCGCAAGGCCGGCCGGCCGCCGCGGATGATCCTGCTGAACTACCCGCACAACCCGACCACGGCCTGCGTGGACCTGGATTTCTTCCGCCAGGTAGTGGCCCTGGCGCACCGCCATGGCGCGATGATCCTCCACGATTTCGCTTATGCCGACCTGTGCTTCGACGGCTACCGCGCCCCGAGCATCCTCCAGGTGGAGGGCGCCAAAGAGGTGGCCGTCGAGGTCTTTTCGATGACCAAAAGCTACAACATGGCCGGCTGGCGCGTGGGTTTCTGCCTGGGCAACGCGCGGATGATCAAGGCGCTGGCGCGCATCAAGAGCTATCTCGATTACGGCAATTTCCAGCCCATCCAGATCGCCGCCATCATCGGGCTTCGCGACTGCGAGGAAGAGGTGGGCAGGATCTGCCAGGTTTACGAAAAACGGCGTGACCTGCTGGTGGAAGGGCTGAACACAGCCGGATGGCCGGTGGAAAAGCCGCGCGCTTCGATGTTCGTGTGGGCGAAAATTCCGGAGATTTTCTCCGGAGTTTCTTCGCTGGATTTCGCCAAAATGCTTCTCGAAAAGGCGCTGGTCGCCGTGAGCCCTGGCATCGGATTCGGGCCGGCGGGCGAGGGGCACGTGCGCTTTGCGCTGATCGAGAACCACCACCGCACGCGTCAGGCGCTGCGTTCGATCCGGCAGTTCCTGCGCGACGCGGCCCGCCGCCGGGAGAGCTGA